The Peromyscus maniculatus bairdii isolate BWxNUB_F1_BW_parent chromosome 6, HU_Pman_BW_mat_3.1, whole genome shotgun sequence genomic interval AGAGTGCATTAATTCTCCCCACTTTTGAAGCATTGAAGGAAGCTTGACGCTTCTTAACTGAAAATTGTGGCACTCCTGGAGACCTATACATAAGCTAGAGGTACTTAACTTTcactgtttcctgttgctgtttcACCAGGGGCCACCATCCTCACTACAAAGTATGAGAGGTTGATACCCAGTCAGACTGAAGATCTGGTACTGCTAGTAGCTGCATCCTCCTTGAAGAACCGTACATTACCTGGGAGCTTATAGGAACCAGACACCTTCATTCACACCTTCGGGACAGCCACGTTGGGTCCCCATTGCATTGCCTGGTGAAAGATGGCATCCAGCCTGACTTGTACTGGGGTGGTCTGGGCTTtgctctccttcctgtctgctgCCACCTCCTGTGTGGGGTTCTTCATGCCTTACTGGCTCTGGGGATCTCAGCTGGGCAAGCCTGTGTCCTTCGGCACTTTCCGGAGGTGCTCCTATCCTGTGCAAGATGAGAGTCGgcagatgatggtgatggtggaggaATGTGGGCGCTACGCCTCCTTCCAGGGCATCCCCAGTGCAGAATGGAGGATCTGTACCATAGTGACAGGGCTGGGCTGTGGCCTGCTCCTCCTGGTAGCTCTCACTGCCCTGATGGGTTGCTGTGTGTCGGACCTCATCTCCAGGACAGTAGGAAGAGTGGCCGGAGGAATACAGTTTCTGGGAGGTAAGTGACTTTGCTAAACTGGAGTTGTTTCCGTAGAATCTCAAAGCAGTGTTGAACATTACGTTTCATTTGTCTGCTGATGCAGTTGTGATTGACACTTGGAATGCAAGGAGAAGTAGGTCTGAAATGGCCATGGTAATAGATGGAGTAGAGTCAAAGTTTTTCTTACTGGACTTCTTTTACTTGTAAGAGTTCTTCATGCCCATTCATccttagtacacacacacacacacacacacacacacacacacacacacacacacacttgacctACTGCGTATCATCTATGTGAGACAAGCATGTATAGGCTGTTTGTGATATATGTACTGGGGAGATAGTTTGCATTTAATAGCCTCTTGCTGTTTTTGTTCAACAGTAGACCCCTGGGTTGTCTTTGCCTTGCTAGATACTTGAGGTCTTTGGAGGCAAGAATTTCATAGAAAAATGCAAAAGGTGTTTGGTTCAATATCATGATCACGATAAGCATTAAGACTCTTGGTGGTTATAACATTGACCCTTGTTTAATTTTCCACTACATGTCAGAGTAAGTTTCAGCTGAGTTATAATTTCATATTGGCAACTACGTTTTTCACTGTGTTACAAATACAGTTCTAGTCTGGTTATGGGGAGATCTTAACGTCTCTGGTAACTTTCTGTGGGGGAAAGAACAGAACACAGTGTTTAGAGGATGATGTGAGCTGTCCCAAATGGACTGGCTAGTCTCACTAACACCAGACAAGGTCGGATTTTTTTCACTTGGCGCTCTTCCAGAAAGTATTGCTTCAATATCTCTGGTCATGTGGTTCTAAttgctctttatatattttccaCTGGGCTTTTTCACCTCCATCCTTCAACCTGACTGGCTGAACTTGTCTGATTTACAATATGCCCTGGTGAAATATGACAACCTCTATTGATGGTACACACTGAGGGGAAACAGGAAGCCTGGAAGACCTGTAAAACTGTATTTGTAACTTCATAACAAAGTAAAAGTCTATTATTCTCACACTTGACATTTTCTTACAGTCATTGGTGAAGAatccagaagaagaaaaggccTTTAAAAATGACCATGTTTGTGGTGTCTGGTACAGATTAGAAAAACCCAGTGCCTTATTTCAGATTATTTACTGTAAAACTTTGTAAGTAAGTGTGCTGAAAATGGGTACAGCAAAGCAACTTTGTGTTTCCAGGCAAGACTCAGACTTACATGCAGTCCTTTGTTTTCTTATCTGGCATAAACTGCACTCACATCCTTGTCTGTTCTGGGAGGTGCTTTGGGTGCCTGGCAATCTCTCCTGCCTGCTTCTCTATTCACCACTGGCCATTACTGTCTTTAACGCATACATTTACACAGAAATATAGTAAAACTTTTAGGAACCATCAGGAGGTTGTCATTGAAAATGGAAATGTAGATGCAGTGCTCAGGAACTTGTTGGTGTCACAGATTTTTAGAGCAAAACTAACATGGGGAATATGgagaggaatttttttctttgaggataAACTGGGCTTGCTGTTGTTTTACTTGGCTCTGGAAAAATGCTTAGgcagtttcatttttctcctcttatGGTAAatattcctttccattttttttttcattttggagcAGAGACTGCTATTATTTCTGGCAGAATAGGAAAATGCTTACAAAGAGAAATCAGCTTTTATTGATTATCTCTAAACGTGTAATGAAGGAAGGCAACAAGAAGGGAATCCGAGACCCTGGAGATTTATCCTTTCCTCGCTAAGCtaagtatagattttttttttttgaattatatGGAGCCAACTCTTCACTTTATAGACTACCCAAGGGAACAGACAATTGAGaaagttatatacatttttaaataaccaTGCTTTGCTTTGTATATATGCTTCATGATCCCATTTGGTAAGAGTTACTGACATTAAATTAGGGATAGATATCATTGATATGGTaggaccttccttccttccttccttccttccttccttccttccttccttccttccttccttccttccttccttcctttcttcttccctcccttccttccttcattcttatCACTTTCCCCggtgtgtgcttgtgtctctGCGTGTGTATAGTATGTGCACATATCTACCTTTGTAGGTGCgtgcagaagccagagatggacatcaggtgtcctgctctgtcactccaCCTTGTTCCCTTgagagtctctcactggatcTGGAGTTCAGCCAGCAGCCTGCAAGCCATGCATTCCTCCATCTCTACCCCAGAAGTGTTGGGGTTTCGGCACATGCACAGCCAAGCCTGACTTTGCACTGGGGATTCGAACCCAAACACTCACGCTTAtgcagcaagtattcttacccCTCTCAACAGTCTCCAACAGTTGGCATTGTCTTATTTCCTATACATGTTTCTTAGGTCAGGCAGAAATAACTCCGGTAGTAAAAACCAAGAGGTTTATAAGAACTCTAACTCTTAAACAGACATGCCCATTACTATAGATAATAGTGAATTTAGAGTTAAAAAATAACTTGGAACATGGAGAGAGATTTTGAAAATCTGTTGCTAATCATCAACAGCTAATAAGAGAACAGAAGGTAAAACAAAGTGCCTTCAGAAGAATTTCTCCAGTTGCTCACtatataattgtttttctttttagtcacAAAACTTATGTGGTtaggagttttgttttatttgatttttcacaAAGTGGACGGGTATTTTTAAAGACCAGAAGATGCCGAGTGAGTGAGTTCTGAGAGGCTTTAGCTTAGTGTCAGAATGTaatcagcatttaggaggctctGCCGGGAGGCAGATTCTCTTGCTAAAAATGAATCGCCCAGAAGGGTTATGTTTAGCTAAAGTGAGGGTTGTTCCaaaaacaacaggaagcagaggaatggCATGATACAGAGGCATCTTGCTTACTCCtgcctgctggagctggagtctgCCCATATGGTGTAACATCGGGCAGTATAACCCCTGCAGTATTTTGGAACAAGGTAAAGGACAGAGTGTCAACCTTGAATTTGAATAGTCTTGTGATGGCTGAAGAGAGGTTGACATGTCACCTTTCAACCAGTGAAACAACATAAAATGGAGACTTCTGTATGGAGACCTTCTTCTATCTTAGGAACACTTCAACCAATGAAGGCTGCTTTCCCTGAAGTAACTTGTGGGTGAGCTTTATTGCTGTTGGCTTTATTAAAAGGCATGCTTatatcatactttaaaaatagtgAGCTTTGAATTTTAGTCtttcttgagtttttaaaaagcctGTAGGAAGGCTTTGGaacatataatgtataataaaaatatt includes:
- the Lhfpl6 gene encoding LHFPL tetraspan subfamily member 6 protein, with the translated sequence MASSLTCTGVVWALLSFLSAATSCVGFFMPYWLWGSQLGKPVSFGTFRRCSYPVQDESRQMMVMVEECGRYASFQGIPSAEWRICTIVTGLGCGLLLLVALTALMGCCVSDLISRTVGRVAGGIQFLGGLLIGAGCALYPLGWDSEEVRQTCGYVSGQFDLGKCEIGWAYYCTGAGAAAAMLLCTWLACFSGKKQKHYPY